One part of the Solanum dulcamara chromosome 8, daSolDulc1.2, whole genome shotgun sequence genome encodes these proteins:
- the LOC129899487 gene encoding probable 2-oxoglutarate-dependent dioxygenase AOP1: protein MASTKVNIPTIDFCDPELKPNTPQWENTKIQVLEALQEHGYFEAIFDKVPNEIREVIFDSSKEAFEFPLVSKLSEYREKPYHIYEGQIPRLPLFDLVKSVDLLLPDSVETFVNTFWPDGNPNYCNVVKSYCKALMELDEMVKRMVLESLGLKNYIDEFLDPNFFMLRFTNYKDQGEHEHKQGLGSHTDGGYLTIIKQNQIGLQVLNKDGEWICVNTSPNSYLVLSADSFMAWTNGKLRSPPHKVHSEGDTDRFSIQLFSSPNPDYKVEVPKELVDEEHPLLFKPFKIHEYYQYIQSGFKNGVGLKNYCGL from the exons ATGGCATCTACCAAAGTTAATATTCCCACCATAGATTTTTGCGATCCAGAACTAAAACCAAACACTCCACAATGGGAAAATACAAAAATTCAAGTGCTTGAAGCCTTACAAGAGCATGGTTACTTTGAAGCAATATTTGATAAAGTTCCAAATGAAATTAGAGAGGTCATTTTTGACAGTTCAAAAGAAGCATTTGAATTTCCATTGGTGTCCAAATTGAGTGAATATAGAGAAAAACCTTATCATATTTATGAGGGACAAATTCCACGTTTACCACTCTTTGATCTTGTGAAATCTGTTGATTTGCTCCTCCCAGATAGTGTTGAAACTTTTGTCAATACCTTTTGGCCTGATGGAAATCCTAACTATTG CAATGTGGTAAAGTCCTACTGCAAGGCTCTTATGGAATTGGATGAAATGGTGAAAAGGATGGTTTTAGAGAGTCTTGGGCTAAAAAATTACATTGATGAATTCTTGGATCCCAATTTTTTCATGTTGAGATTTACAAATTATAAGGATCAAGGTGAACATGAGCATAAACAAGGATTAGGTAGCCACACAGATGGTGGTTACTTAACCATAATTAAACAAAATCAAATTGGATTGCAAGTTCTCAACAAAGATGGAGAGTGGATTTGTGTCAATACTTCACCAAATTCCTATCTTGTTTTATCAGCAGACTCCTTCATG GCGTGGACAAATGGCAAATTGCGCTCTCCTCCCCATAAGGTACATTCGGAAGGAGACACTGATAGATTCTCCattcaattattttcatcaCCAAATCCAGATTATAAGGTGGAAGTACCAAAAGAATTAGTGGATGAAGAACACCCTTTACTTTTCAAGCCTTTTAAAATACATGAATATTATCAATATATTCAGTCAGGTTTTAAAAATGGAGTTGGTCTCAAGAATTATTGTGGTCTTTAA